The Magnolia sinica isolate HGM2019 chromosome 9, MsV1, whole genome shotgun sequence sequence CGTAGATTATTGTTAGTCAACCTTATGCATATGATCTTAACAAAATCCAAGAACTACCCACACTGAATTTTTTTTGCTTCTTCCATCCAATAGAGTATGCTATCCATTCACATTGATGATtctatttatattattttgagaAATCTGGCATTTTCATTTAAAGGTCGTTTGTGTATCAACCGTCACTATCTGCCAAACCAAGTTTTTCTTAAAGATGAGGTATGCAGATAAGGTGCCCCACCTTAAAGATGACCATACGCAAGAATTTGGCTGGTCCATCTCACTGCAAAGTTGCCATGAGAAAGAGGAGATCGAGCGAAGAGCTGGGTTTGGGGTTATCTGATGCAATCTGTATATCAGGTTACTTGGTTGAAACTGTTTGATAATATTTCCAAAGTGCCGTAGACTCAACATGGCATTCGCAGTGACAGAAATAGATTGGTCTCATTAGTGCTTTATTTTAGTTCCTGATAGTTTATACCATGTACGAGTTTTCATTTATTCGATTTCTTATGGAGTGCATTGCTGCAAAGTGCACAATTAGGAATTCTTCCTTGCCACTAGTGATAtagtcttgtttatcatttgggTGTTGTTAGGTGAGATTTCTGGTGAATTTGTCTTGAACTTGCTTACTAAAGTCGATCTATTCATTTGAAAGACTTGCACAGGTGCTGTCATCCTAACGACATCGTTTTCTGGGGTCTTATAGTTCCATTTCTCTCAATCGAACATTTCAACTTGAATATGGTGAGCTTTCTAATCTATTcattcctttggtttttctaaaaGGTTAAATACTTCATCATAAATTGGTTTGATGTGTACTACATTGAGTTGACATGGTTGATTGTGTACTCATTTCTGCAAGCACTCATcactttgaaattttgaattagtCATTCAACGATTCTCCTAAGCTCCAAACATTCAGTGCTAAAATCAAGGTGAATTCTATTCTAAGCATCCCACCCCTGGTTTGGAAGACAGAAAACTATGTTGAGTCATCGTAGGCTTTTTCTTGATTAGAAATCATGGAAGATTTTCATTTACAAGTTGCAAGTATCTTTATTTGGGAACATGTGACTCTACTTTGGATGATTGGAAATCACATTGATTAAATACTCCTAACCATTCTATCGGATGATTCTTATAGAAGGGAAAATGAATTAAATAAGATCCATCAAAGTTCCTCTGTCTGTCCTTTTCCCCCCTAAAAGATCTCCAATCCAAGGGTTACCATTGATCCTGGAGTTCCAATAAGCCCACaccacccaaaaaagaaaaaattgcatACCCTTCCAACAAAGCCACCTTTAACAGCCTTCATCTGAGTTGGTGGACCTGCCAGCCTGTACCAACAAAAAACAGGCATTATGATAAACCACAATGTTGAAGACAAATGAAGACTTGCCAAACATCAGCAAAAACAAGATGTCGAAGACAAATACATAGCTGAATGAAGCCAAAACAAATTTACCATTGCACAAATACATAGctgaatgatttttttattt is a genomic window containing:
- the LOC131255541 gene encoding G2/mitotic-specific cyclin-2-like, with product MTIYFMQAIFSKLLIRCPTLKMTIRKNLAGPSHCKVAMRKRRSSEELGLGLSDAICISDLHRCCHPNDIVFWGLIVPFLSIEHFNLNMVSEEYKLVPDTLYLMIYFIDQFLSQNYIERQKLQLLGVTCMLIAS